A genomic window from Salvia splendens isolate huo1 chromosome 11, SspV2, whole genome shotgun sequence includes:
- the LOC121755584 gene encoding paired amphipathic helix protein Sin3-like 3 isoform X3: MSITEVYQEVSGLFQDHADLLVEFTHFLPYTTAAAPVHRAQPNKNHISLQNSGGSPMTMIRSIEQKPAAGNSFVICPDSEQWKVSKEDSKTELHYDDNLDSVRKFAGGDDSANDQLHKDNPVSIFCGKVKERLNDSESYKKFLDCVRSYSSKFVTLPQFQKLVASILGSHPDLREQCEDFIIYVEKTGSKQHFRSLKVDDREADVNNKEDSDKNIDHDNTERDRSDKALAFSKDVQGQKLSITREKFMAKPIHELDLSNCESCTPSYRLLPDNYPIPSVSCRTKIGSEVLNDHWVSVTSGSEDYSFKHMRKNQYEESLFRCEDDRFELDMLLESVNATTKRVEELLDSMNYHTDKIGSSSHIGDHLTAVNLRCIERLYGDHGLDVRDVLRKNAPLALPVILTRLKQKQEEWERCRSDFNKIWAEIYAKNYHKSLDHRSFYFKQQDTKNLSAKAFLAEIREMSEKDQNEDEKILSISGGYKQPIKPHMKFEYPDPDIQEDLYQLMKYACGEVCTPEQHDKVMKIWTTFIEPVFSIPSRLSVEDMKETVNNDSAKTLANLGEGNGIPVGEAASNMSKTGGDNIPTEEPRCSGILMGHGDNGVKNCGSPNADNAACEIDISRNATQNGVMRTDSSIMPAISGTSKQAGFFEQVTPNSTGEKNINLENGSSSAIGDHGTTVVLNNKPQGGLYMKVTSSSVEGIQAQRCQNEIIGFDKDEREEGELSPSKNPEGGILGAFGEVAYGSCNSRQTGGEELCVVEVGRENDVNADDEGEESAKGSSDSENGYKIAEVSATDSADREERSPGDHDEDEDHDENDNKDASEPEAEGVADIHENEGMVAFSGHVLHTVKPLTTTLPAALPVKERNSEIFYGNDSFYLLFRLHQILYERMHSAKLHSSSPENKWRILNDSNTADSYARFKDALHSLLDGSSDNAKFEDDCRTIIGAQSYILFSLDKLIHKLVKQLQTIASEEMENKLIQLYSYERSRSPRKFTDAIYHENARFLLPEDNLYRIECVPSPTCLTVQLMKNEQDKPEETAIYMDPAFAAYLNDELLAVSPERKGKHKIFLKRNKRKFQTQDKISDTSKATEQLVTHNGLEIKVASNTLKASYVINSEDFLYRLSKRRKTQFHSRSSSSASNGCSQRVRRSGRLMVG, from the exons ATGTCAATAACAGAAGTCTATCAGGAG GTTTCAGGTCTTTTTCAGGATCATGCTGACCTCCTTGTAGAGTTTACTCATTTTTTACCTTATACTACTGCTGCCGCCCCCGTCCACCGTGCTCAACCCAATAAAAATCATATCTCGCTGCAGAACAGTGGAGGCTCTCCCATGACAATGATTCGGTCCATTGAGCAG AAGCCTGCTGCAGGCAATTCATTTGTTATTTGCCCTGATTCAGAGCAATGGAAAGTTAGTAAAGAAGATAGCAAAACTGAGCTTCATTATGACGATAACTTGGACAGTGTAAGAAAATTTGCCGGCGGAGATGATTCTGCTAACGACCAGTTACATAAAG ATAACCCAGTATCAATTTTCTGCGGAAAAGTGAAGGAAAGATTGAATGATTCCGAAAGCTACAAGAAGTTTTTGGACTGTGTTCGTTCCTATAGCAGCAAGTTTGTCACACTGCCTCAATTTCAAAAGCTG GTAGCTAGTATACTGGGTTCACATCCAGACCTCAGGGAACAGTGCGAAGATTTCATAATTTATGTTGAGAAGACAG GCAGCAAACAACATTTCAGATCTCTAAAGGTAGATGACCGTGAAGCAGATGTGAATAATAAGGAAGACAGTGATAAAAATATAGATCATGACAATACTGAAAGGGATAGATCCGACAAGGCTCTTGCTTTTAGCAAAGATGTCCAAGGACAGAAACTGTCCATTACAAGGGAGAAGTTTATGGCGAAACCCATCCATGAACTTGATCTCTCTAACTGCGAAAGCTGCACTCCAAGTTACCGACTTCTTCCTGACAAT TATCCGATTCCATCAGTGAGCTGTAGAACCAAGATTGGTTCTGAAGTGCTGAATGATCATTGGGTGTCTGTCACTTCAGGAAGTGAGGACTATTCATTCAAACATATGCGCAAAAACCAATATGAAGAAAGCCTGTTCCGTTGTGAGGACGATAG GTTTGAACTTGACATGCTGTTGGAATCTGTGAATGCAACAACAAAGCGTGTTGAAGAATTGTTAGATAGTATGAACTATCATACTGACAAGATTGGGAGTTCATCTCATATAGGTGATCATCTGACAG CTGTTAACCTTCGGTGTATTGAGCGTTTATATGGTGATCATGGGCTTGACGTAAGGGATGTGCTTAGGAAGAACGCGCCCCTTGCACTGCCAGTTATTTTAACCAGGCTGAAGCAGAAGCAGGAAGAATGGGAAAGGTGCCGCTCCGATTTCAATAAGATTTGGGCTGAAATTTATGCTAAAAACTACCACAAGTCACTCGATCATCGGAGCTTCTATTTTAAGCAACAAGATACAAAGAACTTGAGTGCTAAAG CATTTTTAGCTGAAATCAGAGAAATGAGTGAAAAGGAtcagaatgaagatgagaagaTTCTTTCGATCAGTGGTGGATATAAACAACCCATCAAACCTCATATGAAATTTGAATATCCTGATCCCGACATTCAAGAAGATCTATATCAGCTCATGAAATATGCTTGTGGAGAAGTGTGTACACCTGAACAGCATGACAAAGTCATGAAGATTTGGACAACATTCATTGAACCAGTGTTCAGCATTCCTTCCCGTCTTAGTGTGGAGGACATGAAAGAAACTGTAAACAATGATTCGGCTAAAACATTGGCCAATTTGGGTGAAGGGAATGGCATCCCTGTTGGTGAGGCTGCTTCAAATATGTCCAAAACTGGAGGTGATAATATTCCAACTGAAGAACCCCGCTGCAGCGGGATACTAATGGGACATGGTGATAATGGGGTCAAGAATTGTGGTTCTCCTAATGCAGATAATGCTGCGTGTGAGATTGATATATCACGCAATGCAACCCAAAATGGAGTAATGCGCACAGATTCCAGCATCATGCCTGCAATTTCAGGGACCAGCAAACAAGCTGGTTTCTTTGAGCAAGTTACTCCAAACTCTACAGGAGAAAAGAACATAAATCTGGAAAATG GATCAAGCAGTGCTATTGGTGATCATGGGACTACTGTAGTGCTGAACAACAAACCACAG GGTGGTCTTTATATGAAAGTTACTTCCTCTTCAGTTGAGGGGATCCAAGCTCAGAGATGTCAGAATGAAATTATAGGTTTCGATAAAGATGAACGAGAAGAAGGTGAGTTATCCCCTAGTAAGAATCCTGAAGGCGGCATTTTGGGTGCATTTGGAGAAGTTGCGTACGGTTCTTGTAATAGTAGACAGACTGGAGGAGAAGAACTTTGTGTTGTGGAGGTGGGCAGAGAAAATGATGTTAACGCTGACGATGAAGGTGAGGAAAGTGCCAAGGGCTCCTCAGACAGCGAGAATGGCTATAAAATTGCTGAAGTTTCAGCAACTGATTCAGCCGACAGAGAAGAGCGCTCTCCCGGAGATCATGATGAAGACGAGGACCATGATGAGAATGACAACAAGGATGCGAGTGAACCTGAGGCGGAAGGCGTGGCAGACATCCATGAGAATGAGGGAATGGTGGCATTTTCGGGTCATGTTCTACACACTGTGAAGCCTCTTACGACGACATTGCCTGCTGCCTTACCTGTGAAAGAGAGGAACTCAGAGATTTTCTACGGAAACGATTCCTTCTATTTGCTTTTCAGGCTTCATCAA ATTTTATATGAAAGAATGCATAGTGCTAAGTTACATTCGTCATCACCAGAAAATAAATGGAGGATCTTGAACGATTCTAATACAGCGGATTCATATGCCAG ATTTAAGGATGCACTACACAGTTTGCTGGATGGATCATCTGATAATGCAAAGTTCGAAGATGATTGTCGAACTATTATTGGTGCTCAATCCTACATCCTCTTTTCACTAGACAAACTGATACATAAACTCGTCAAACAG CTGCAAACAATTGCAAGTGAGGAGATGGAGAACAAACTCATTCAGCTATATTCATACGAAAGATCAAGAAGTCCTCGAAAATTTACTGATGCTATTTATCATGAAAATGCACGTTTTCTTCTCCCCGAAGACAACTTGTATCGTATAGAATGT GTGCCTTCCCCAACATGTTTAACGGTTCAGCTCATGAAAAACGAGCAGGACAAACCTGAAGAGACAGCTATCTACATGGACCCTGCGTTTGCAGCTTATTTGAATGATGAACTACTAGCAGTTTCTCCGGAACGGAAAGGAAAACATAAGATATTCTTGAAGAG aaacaaaagaaaatttcaGACTCAAGACAAGATCTCCGACACCTCCAAAGCCACGGAACAACTTGTAACTCATAATGGTCTTGAAATCAAGGTTGCTTCCAATACACTGAAG GCTTCTTATGTTATAAATTCGGAAGACTTCTTGTATCGCCTGAGCAAAAGGAGGAAAACTCAGTTTCACAGCCGTTCGAGCAGTAGCGCTTCCAATGGTTGTTCTCAAAGAGTTAGAAGAAGCGGCAGATTGATGGTTGGTTGA
- the LOC121756326 gene encoding pyruvate dehydrogenase E1 component subunit alpha, mitochondrial-like — translation MALTRRSLHLHLIRPIFSARLLTTASTSPISIETSLPFTAHNIDPPSRSVQTSPHELLSFFRDMVLMRRMEIASDSLYKAKLIRGFCHLYDGQEAVAIGMEAAITRKDCIITAYRDHCLYLGRGGTLVEAFAELMGRNGGCSKGKGGSMHFYKKDAGFYGGHGIVGAQIPLGCGLAFAQKYSKDDSVSFMMYGDGAANQGQLFEALNMAALWDLPAILVCENNHYGMGTAEWRAAKSPAYFKRGDYVPGLKVDGMDALAVKQACKFAKEHALKNGPIILEMDTYRYHGHSMSDPGSTYRTRDEISGIRQERDPVERVRKLILAHDLATEKEMKDTEKEVRKEVDEAIAKAKEMPSPDPSELFTNVYVKGLGVEAFGADRKELRAVLP, via the exons ATGGCGCTAACCCGGCGtagcctccacctccacctcatCCGCCCAATCTTCTCCGCGCGCCTCCTCACCACCGCCTCCACCTCACCGATCTCGATCGAGACCTCTCTCCCCTTCACCGCCCACAACATCGACCCCCCCTCCCGCTCCGTCCAGACCTCCCCGCACGAGCTCCTTTCCTTCTTCCGCGACATGGTTCTCATGCGCCGGATGGAGATCGCCTCCGACTCTCTGTACAAGGCCAAGCTCATCCGCGGCTTCTGCCACCTCTACGACGGCCAGGAGGCCGTCGCCATCGGCATGGAGGCCGCCATCACCCGCAAGGACTGCATCATCACCGCCTACCGCGACCACTGCCTCTACCTCGGCCGCGGCGGAACCCTCGTCGAGGCCTTCGCCGAGCTCATGGGCCGCAACGGCGGCTGCTCCAAGGGGAAAGGCGGATCGATGCACTTCTATAAGAAGGACGCCGGTTTCTACGGCGGCCATGGAATCGTCGGCGCTCAGATCCCCTTAGGCTGTGGATTGGCCTTTGCGCAGAAGTATAGCAAGGATGACAGTGTCTCCTTCATGATGTACGGCGACGGCGCCGCTAATCAGGGCCAATTGTTTGAAGCCCTAAATATGGCCGCGCTTTGGGATCTGCCTGCGATTTTGGTTTGCGAGAACAATCact ATGGAATGGGCACAGCAGAATGGAGGGCGGCGAAGAGTCCAGCTTACTTCAAGAGAGGAGATTATGTTCCGGGATTGAAG GTTGATGGGATGGATGCTCTTGCAGTTAAACAAGCTTGCAAATTTGCAAAGGAGCATGCTCTAAAGAATGGACCTATT ATTCTTGAAATGGACACCTATAGGTACCACGGGCACTCCATGTCTGATCCTGGAAGCACCTATCGCACACGTGATGAGATTTCTGGCATCAGACAG GAGCGTGATCCTGTTGAAAGAGTCAGAAAGCTTATACTAGCTCATGATCTAGCAACCGAGAAGGAAATGAAG GACACTGAGAAAGAAGTTAGGAAGGAGGTGGATGAAGCCATTGCAAAAGCTAAG GAGATGCCCTCACCCGATCCTTCCGAGCTGTTTACTAATGTATACGTGAAAGGCTTGGGAGTCGAG GCATTTGGAGCAGACAGGAAAGAGTTGAGAGCTGTACTTCCATGA